The following are encoded together in the Ovis aries strain OAR_USU_Benz2616 breed Rambouillet chromosome X, ARS-UI_Ramb_v3.0, whole genome shotgun sequence genome:
- the NAP1L3 gene encoding LOW QUALITY PROTEIN: nucleosome assembly protein 1-like 3 (The sequence of the model RefSeq protein was modified relative to this genomic sequence to represent the inferred CDS: inserted 2 bases in 2 codons; substituted 3 bases at 3 genomic stop codons) — translation MAEADPNRVSEPAAQGVDGEMVAISSSDSGDESDSSSCSSSSSCSSSSGRSPFYRRISVPGPSRSVRRAPSGRSFVDQLPRAVRNRVQALRNIQDECDKVDALFLKAVHDLERKYAELNRALYNRRFQIINAEYEPTEEKCEWNSEDEVFSSDEEMQEDSSEMPALESEEEEDDLEAKPEVKAEENVTPKENSEAKTEEKAQSKDALEARPEVKEDPKXALQAKAEDKGQAKAAEAKARTPGKEAPKRVPEVTPKDRALKRARKGKPKRXDPKGIPDYWLTVFKNVDKLGPMIQKYDEPILNFXSDVSLKFXKPSRPVSYTFEFCFLPNPYFKNEVLTKRYIIKSKPDHNDPFFSWDWEIQDCKGCXDWRRGKDVTMTTTQSCTAATGQVETQPRVVPDASFFNIFSPPEIPTIGKLEPREDAILDEDFEIGQTLHDNVILKSIYYYTREVNGTYESIKTMEIGNNENIKEAA, via the exons ATGGCAGAAGCGGATCCTAACAGGGTCTCGGAACCTGCCGCCCAGGGGGTGGATGGAGAGATGGTAGCTATCTCGTCTAGCGATTCTGGGGACGAATCTGAcagcagcagctgtagcagcagcagtagttgcAGTAGCAGCAGTGGCCGCAGCCCATTCTATAGACGTATAAGTGTACCTGGGCCCTCCAGAAGTGTGAGGCGGGCTCCGTCAGGTAGAAGTTTCGTGGATCAGCTGCCTCGGGCGGTTAGAAATCGTGTGCAGGCTCTCAGAAATATTCAAGACGAATGTGACAAGGTAGACGCCCTGTTCTTAAAGGCAGTTCATGATCTCGAACGAAAATATGCCGAACTCAATAGGGCTCTGTACAACCGGCGATTCCAAATCATCAATGCAGAATATGAGCCCACGGAAGAAAAATGTGAATGGAATTCGGAGGATGAGGTGTTCAGCAGCGATGAAGAGATGCAGGAAGACTCTAGTGAGATGCCTGCTTTAGAGAGtgaggaagaagaggatgacCTGGAAGCAAAACCTGAGGTCAAGGCTGAAGAAAATGTAACACCAAAAGAAAATTCCGAAGCAAAGACTGAAGAAAAAGCACAGTCCAAAGATGCTCTGGAGGCCAGGCCTGAAGTAAAAGAAGATCCAAAATAAGCCCTCCAGGCAAAGGCAGAAGATAAAGGGCAGGCTAAAGCAGCAGAGGCTAAGGCAAGGACTCCAGGAAAAGAGGCTCCAAAAAGAGTTCCTGAGGTCACGCCTAAAGATAGAGCTCTTAAAAGAGCTCGAAAAGGAAAGCCTAAAAGATAAGATCCTAAAGGCATTCCTGACTATTGGCTGACTGTGTTCAAGAATGTTGACAAGCTGGGGCCCATGATTCAGAAGTATGATGAGCCCATTCTGAACT TGTCTGATGTTAGCCTGAAGTTTTAAAAACCCAGCAGGCCTGTAAGTTACACATTTGAATTTTGCTTTCTACCCAATCCATACTTCAAGAATGAGGTGCTGACCAAGAGATATATAATAAAGTCAAAGCCAGATCACAATGATCCCTTCTTCTCTTGGGACTGGGAAATCCAAGATTGCAAAGGCT AAGATTGGAGAAGAGGAAAGGATGTTACAATGACAACCACCCAGAGTTGCACAGCAGCTACTGGACAAGTTGAAACCCAGCCAAGAGTGGTTCCTGATGCATCATTCTTCAATATCTTTAGCCCTCCTGAGATTCCTACTATCGGAAAGCTTGAACCACGAGAAGATGCTATCCTTGATGAAGATTTTGAAATTGGTCAAACTTTGCATGATAACGTCATCCTGAAATCAATCTATTACTATACAAGAGAAGTCAATGGTACCTATGAGTCCATAAAGACTATGGAAATAGGAAATAACGAAAATATAAAAGAGGCTGCATGA